A stretch of Gemmatimonadota bacterium DNA encodes these proteins:
- the tal gene encoding transaldolase, which translates to MANPLNLLERHGQSFWLDSISRELMYSGRLRKLIEEDGLKGMTSNPAIFEKAIAGSTDYDADIERLAAANRTALEIYEILAISDIREAADHLGGVYEATGGADGFVSLEVSPELADDTAGTIEEARRLWKAVDRPNVMIKVPATEAGVPAVRQLICEGLNINVTLMFSRAVYEAVADAYISGLEDRLVAGGDISGIASVSSFFISRIDTLVDALLAERAKRVGDPGERAAVLDLTGRTAIANGKTTYQRYKTIYASSRWSALAERGARKQRLLWASTSTKNPEYRDVLYVEELIGKNTINTLPDETLVAFRDHGHLADTLEAGIDEAWSIMAGVGKAGISMDRVAEQLVEEGVQKFVDPFVKLIEAIERKRLQPVRLA; encoded by the coding sequence CTGATCGAGGAAGACGGCCTGAAAGGCATGACCTCGAACCCGGCCATCTTCGAGAAAGCCATTGCGGGAAGTACGGACTACGACGCCGATATCGAGCGGCTTGCGGCAGCGAACCGGACGGCTTTGGAGATCTATGAGATCCTGGCCATCTCGGATATCCGGGAAGCCGCCGACCACCTGGGCGGCGTATACGAAGCGACCGGCGGCGCCGACGGTTTCGTGAGCCTGGAGGTGTCCCCTGAACTGGCGGACGACACCGCGGGTACGATCGAGGAGGCCCGGCGGCTGTGGAAGGCCGTGGACCGCCCGAACGTCATGATCAAGGTGCCGGCGACGGAGGCCGGCGTACCGGCCGTGCGCCAACTGATCTGCGAAGGGCTGAACATCAACGTGACGCTGATGTTCTCGCGGGCAGTCTACGAGGCCGTGGCCGACGCCTATATCAGCGGGTTGGAGGACCGTCTTGTCGCGGGTGGAGACATCAGCGGCATAGCGAGCGTATCCAGCTTCTTCATCAGCCGCATCGACACCCTCGTCGACGCGTTGCTTGCCGAACGGGCGAAACGGGTCGGCGATCCCGGTGAACGGGCCGCGGTACTGGACCTGACCGGCCGAACGGCCATCGCAAACGGCAAGACGACCTACCAGCGGTACAAGACGATTTACGCGTCATCGCGCTGGTCCGCGCTGGCCGAACGGGGCGCGAGGAAGCAGCGGCTGCTGTGGGCCAGCACGAGCACCAAGAACCCCGAGTACCGGGACGTGCTGTACGTCGAGGAACTGATCGGAAAGAACACCATCAACACCCTGCCCGATGAAACGCTTGTTGCTTTCCGCGATCACGGGCACCTGGCCGATACCCTCGAGGCCGGTATCGACGAAGCCTGGTCGATCATGGCCGGTGTGGGAAAAGCCGGGATTTCGATGGACCGGGTCGCGGAGCAACTCGTCGAAGAAGGGGTGCAGAAATTCGTGGATCCCTTCGTGAAGCTGATCGAAGCCATCGAACGGAAACGGCTGCAGCCGGTCCGCCTCGCCTGA